DNA from Actinoplanes sp. SE50/110:
CCCGTGGGGACGCCCGTTGCCCCACTCGACACCATTCGTCCGTTATTTCCAGCAACCCGTCTGGAGAAGATCAGTGCGTAAGTTGTGGTATGCCGGTGCGATCGCCGGAGGACTCCTATTCATCCTCGGAGCGACCGGGCCCGCCCTCGCGGACCCCGCCTCGCCGGTCGGCGGCCCGGTCGACGACGTGCTGTCGCGCACCAACGGACTGCGCCTGTCCAGCCCGATCGGCAGCGACCCGCTGGGCCGCGCCCCGCTGCTCACCCTGAGCCAGGACAACCAGCAACTGTTCCAGGTCAAGCCGGGGCAGAACAGCATCGGACGGTCACCCGAGGAGAAGGCCGGGGGCGCGCTGCCGGCCGCGGACGTGATCGGCGGCGGCATCCACAACCACCCGGGCGACCGGTTCGGCGGGTCGCTCAAGGGCGTGCCGCTCACCGACACGAACACCGGCGCGGTGCGACTGCCGCTGCTCGGCGGCGGCCGGCTGCCGATCATCAGCGGGATCCTGCCGGACGGCAGCCACACCGTGGAGAGCGCCTCCCGCCAGTACCCGCTGCTCGACGACCTGGACGGCGATCTGTCCGTGCGCGGCCTGCCGCGGCGCCTGCCCACCACCAACCGGGCCAACCTGGCCGGACTGCCGCTCGGCGGCTCGCCGGTCGCCCCGGCCGACCTGCTCCCGGAGAGCAGCCGGCCGAAGCACCCGGCCTCGGTCGCGCCGTCGGCCAGCCCGGAGCCGACCATGAGCGCGTCCGTGGATCCCTCCATGAGCCCGTCGGTGATCCCGTCCGGAAGCCTGGCCTCCAACGTGGACGATCCGCGGCTGCTCCAGGAGCCGATCGACATCCCCTCGGCGGACTGAAGCACCCCTGGTGAGAGCCGTTTCAGCGGCTCCCACCAGGGCATTTCCCCGGCATGCAGACTTTTCTGCCCTACCCTGACTTCCTGGCGAGCGCCCGGGTCCTCGATCAGAAACGGCTCGGCAAGCAACGCGTCGAGACGATCCAGGTACTGCGCGGCCTCACCCGGCACGACTACGGCTGGCGGCACCATCCCGCGGTCCTGATGTGGCGCGGTTACGAGGAAGCCCTGGTCCGCTACGGCCTGGCGATGTGCGAGGTGTGGACCGCCTCCGGCCATGCCGACACCTGCGCGGACACCCTGCTCGCCGACCTGGGCGCCGCCAAGGGCATCAGCACGGTCCGCACCCAGCCGGAGCTGGCCCGGATCGTCGGGCTGCCGCCCTGGCTCGGCGATCCGGATCTGCACCGCAGCCATCAGTCCGCGCTGCTGCGCAAGGACCCGGCCACCTACCGTCCGGTCTTCGGCGACGTCCCGGACGACCTGCCCTACCTCTGGCCGGTCAGCCGGACGACCGCCGTCAGCCGGTGAGCAGATCCCAGCTGAGCAGTGTGAACGTGGTCTCGTCGGAGGCGCCCGCGGCCCGATAGGTCGCCTGCGCCGCTGCGTTGTCCGTCTCGGTGGCGACCCACATCCCGTAACACCCGTTCGCCCGCGCGATCTCGGTCAGCGCCCTGACCAGCGCCGTCCCGACCCCCTGCAGCCGGGCCACCGGCACCACCGCGAGCTCGTAGATCAGCATCT
Protein-coding regions in this window:
- a CDS encoding Cyclin G-associated kinase, giving the protein MRKLWYAGAIAGGLLFILGATGPALADPASPVGGPVDDVLSRTNGLRLSSPIGSDPLGRAPLLTLSQDNQQLFQVKPGQNSIGRSPEEKAGGALPAADVIGGGIHNHPGDRFGGSLKGVPLTDTNTGAVRLPLLGGGRLPIISGILPDGSHTVESASRQYPLLDDLDGDLSVRGLPRRLPTTNRANLAGLPLGGSPVAPADLLPESSRPKHPASVAPSASPEPTMSASVDPSMSPSVIPSGSLASNVDDPRLLQEPIDIPSAD
- a CDS encoding MSMEG_6728 family protein; translated protein: MQTFLPYPDFLASARVLDQKRLGKQRVETIQVLRGLTRHDYGWRHHPAVLMWRGYEEALVRYGLAMCEVWTASGHADTCADTLLADLGAAKGISTVRTQPELARIVGLPPWLGDPDLHRSHQSALLRKDPATYRPVFGDVPDDLPYLWPVSRTTAVSR
- a CDS encoding GNAT family N-acetyltransferase; the encoded protein is MRIERVTDADEVRRGAGLFDAPPIDEATERFLRDPTHHLLFAYDDAGTPIGMISAVETTHPDKGTEMLIYELAVVPVARLQGVGTALVRALTEIARANGCYGMWVATETDNAAAQATYRAAGASDETTFTLLSWDLLTG